The window CAATTCGCATAGCGCTTGACGAATTTCGGCGTGAAGCGGTCGAACAGGCCGACCATGTCGTGCAGTACCAGGTTCTGCCCATCGCAATGCGGACCGGCACCGATGCCGATGGTGGGAATCGTGAGCTTCTCGGTAATGACCTGGGCAACGCGATCCGGAATCGCTTCGAGCACGATCGCGAAGCAGCCGGCCTTCTCCATCGACAATGCATCCTTCAGCAACTGCACCCCGGTCTCCGCGCTCTTGCCCTGTACCTTGAAACCGCCGAGCTTGGACACCAGTTGCGGCGTCAGGCCAATGTGGGCCATGACCGGCACGCCGGACTTGACCACCGCCTCGGCCACCGGCGCAAAATCTTCTCCGCCCTCGATCTTGACGACATCGGTGCCGCCTTCCTTGAGCATGCGCATGGCGTTGTTGATCGCATCTACGGTCGACGCATGATAAGCGCCGAGCGGCAGATCGCCGACCAGGATGGCGCGCTTCGCCGCGCGGGAGATTGCCTTGGCGTGATGGATCATCTCGTCCATCGTCACCGGCACCGTGCCGGAATAGCCGAGCGCGGTCATCCCCAGCGAGTCGCCGATCAGAATGCAATCTACGCCGGAGCGGTCGACCAGTTGCGCGGTCGGATAGTCCACCGCAGTGACCTGGAAAATCTTCTCTCCGCGGTCGACTTTGGCCTGCAGATCGAAAATCGTCAGTTTCTTCTGTCCCGCCGCTTCTGCCATCTCTCTCTCCCTGGAAAGTCTGTAAAGAAAATCTCAACGCAGAGGCGCAGAGGGCGCAAAGGACGCAGAGGAAAGGATCGACAAAAACAGAAATCGGGTTTCGGAGATACGCAACGAGCCCATGCAAAACG is drawn from Betaproteobacteria bacterium and contains these coding sequences:
- the panB gene encoding 3-methyl-2-oxobutanoate hydroxymethyltransferase, giving the protein MAEAAGQKKLTIFDLQAKVDRGEKIFQVTAVDYPTAQLVDRSGVDCILIGDSLGMTALGYSGTVPVTMDEMIHHAKAISRAAKRAILVGDLPLGAYHASTVDAINNAMRMLKEGGTDVVKIEGGEDFAPVAEAVVKSGVPVMAHIGLTPQLVSKLGGFKVQGKSAETGVQLLKDALSMEKAGCFAIVLEAIPDRVAQVITEKLTIPTIGIGAGPHCDGQNLVLHDMVGLFDRFTPKFVKRYANCWDVIGKALADFQEDVHKGRFPLAEHSFTMKEDEYQAFMQKVGKG